The genome window CCTTCGAAAATATTGGCAATCTGCCTTTATGGATGATAGAAGGTATGGCAGAATATCTTTCATTAGGAAAAAAAGACTCATATACCGCCATGTGGATGCGTGATGCTTATTTAAATCATGACATACCCACGGTGAGGGATCTAACCGAAAGCAATAAATATTTTCCTTACCGTTACGGCGAGGCATTCTGGTCATTTATTGGATCGACCTATGGTGATACAGTTATCGTACCTTTCTTTAAAAACACAGCCCGCTTTGGCCTTGCGTATGGTATCAGGCGCACCTTCGGGTACGACGATAAAACCCTTTCAAGCTTATGGAAAAGCTCAATTGAGGCTACCTATAAACCTTATTTAAAAGACACTTTACAGGTACCTGTGGGAAACAGGATTATTGACGAGCGTAATTCAGGAAAAATGAACCTGGCCCCAGCAGTGAGCCCCGACGGCAAATACCTTGCATTTTTGTCAGAAAAGAATTTATTTGCGGTAGATCTGTTCCTGGCCGATGCCAAGACAGGGCGGGTAATGCGAAAGCTCACCAGTAAGGTATCCAATACCCATATCGATGAGTTCAATTTTATCGAATCAGCAGGTGCCTGGTCGCCGGATAGTAAAAAATTTGCATTCAGTGTGTTTAATAAAGGCATAAACCGAATGGTAGTTGTTGACGTAGCCTCGGGCAGCATTGTCAACGATGTGGCCATGGGTAAAGCTGAGCAGTTCAGCAACTTATCATGGTCACCCGACGGAAAAAGCATTGTTTTCCAGGGCCTTGCCGAAGGTCAGGGAGATTTATACCTGTATAACTTTGACACCAAACAGGTTAAACAGTTAACAAACGATAAATACACGGATTACCAGCCAAGTTTTTCGAGGGATGGAAAAAAGATCGTATTCTCGAGCGACAGAACTACATACGATAAGTCATTATCCTACCAATTAACATTCAGCCTGACCGAGCTAGACCTCGCTACCGGAAAAGTTAACGATATCAACGTATTCAGTGGGGCGAATAATTTAAATCCGCAGTATTCGTCTGACGGGTCACAGATCTACTTCCTGTCAAACCACGATGGGTTCCGAAACATGTACAGGTACACCTCGGCTACAGGTAAGGTAGAACAAATGACCAACCTGTTTACAGGCGTTTGCGGGATTACTGAATATTCTCCGGCATTAAGTGTTTCAGCTAATAACGATATCGTATATTCCTATTACAGCAAACAGAAGTATTCCATCTACAATGCAAAAGCAACAGATTTTAAGCCGACGAATGTTGATATGCAGGCCAGTGATTTTGGCGCCGGCATCCTTCCGCCAGCGCGGTCTGTAGGCGTCGACCTGATCAATTCAAACTTAAACAATTACCTTGCTTACCCCAAACTACCGTTAGACTCAATAAAAACCATCCCTTATAAACCAAAGTTTAAAATGGACTACCTGGCCAGCAGCGGCGTAGGTGCATCGGTAAGCCAGTTTGGCGCGGGATTGTCAAGCGGAGTCCAGGGTGTTTTTAGCGATATTCTTGGCCGTAACCAGATCTACGCCGGTGTTGCGGTAAATGGTGCTGTTTATGATTTCGGAGGGCAGTTTACCTACATTAATCAAACCGGCCGTTGGAACATTGGCGGAAGCATATCCCACATTCCGTTCCAGACCGCTAATTACAGCGTGGTAAATTCAACCTATAAGCCCAACAGCACAACTACCGTTCCTTCGGTTGAAGAAAGATATGACCTTATCCGTATTTTCCAGGATCAGGTATCTTTATTTACATCCTACCCTATTACAAAAAAAACAAGGATTGAATTTGGCACAGGGTTATCGCACTATTATTACAGGGTTGACCGCTATACCACCGTTTACGATACACTGGGAAATGCGCTTGACTACACCAAGCGCCATGTGCCCAATACTGAATATAATTCAGATCCGGCCAATAACGGGATCAGCTTAACGCCGTTCACGATTTTCAACTTGAATACGGCGTTGGTTGGTGATAATTCGTTCTTCGGCGTCGCATCACCATTAAGTGGTTACCGTTACAGGTTGCAGGCAGAATACGACTTTGGTACCTATCGCTTTTTTGCGCCAACGATCGACCTGAGGGAATATCTTCGCGTTGCACCGGTAACGTTCGCCGCCCGTTTCTATGGCTATGGCCGCTTTGGTAACACAGGCAATCTTTACCAGCTGTATACCGGTTATCCTTTCCTGATCCGCGGCTACGAAGCACAGACTTTTTATAACGGAAAAGGAAAGACGCCTACCAATGGTTTTACGATTGATCAGTTATCAGGAAATCGTATTGCGGTAGCAAACTTTGAGGTACGGCTGCCGTTTACCGGCCCCGAAAAGCTATCGCAGTTTAAATCAAAAATTTTATTTACCGAACTAAATGCCTTTTTTGATGCCGGCTTAGCATGGAACGCCGGCGACCAGATAAAATTTCAGCAGGCGCCGGATGCTATAGGTACCGATGCAAAAGGCCAAACCATTTATAACCCTAATCAAAGGGTACCTGCCTTAAGCGCCGGTATTTCATTAAGGATTAACATATTTGGTTACTTTGTACTGGAGCCATACCTTGCCGTACCGTTTAACCGTACCGACGTAACCAAACCTGTATTTGGCTTGGGCTTTACACCAGGCTGGTAGTTTAAGGTTACAAATGTGCAGGCAGGAGACAGTGATCTTAAATCACTATCTCCTGCCTGCTGTTGCTTTTTTTAATATTTATTCTTTAGTGCTCCCGGCCTCTTTACGCTTATGTGACCGTCGCCCTTGCTTCTTAAATCTTTTCCCCCTACTTTTGCCGCAATGAAAAAATGGTTGATAATTTTATTGATAGCTATCAGCGGCCGCAGCTTATTTGCCCAAAGTACAACAGCTGTGCGCCCGGTTATTGATTCAGTAAAAGCGAAGTGGGGTAAAGTGAAAAATGTGAATGGTACTGCAATGGTATCCTCAAATAATATCATCGAAAACATAGCACTTTCAAACGAATATAGCCTACTTGTAAGGGCTATAGCAGATGCCGGTTTAACAGAAACGTTTAAAAGTAAAGGCCCCATCACATTTTTTGCACCAACCAACAAGGCGTTTGAAAACCTTCCGGCCGGCGAACTTGACACTTTATTAAAGCCAAGCCACAAGTTCGATTTGAGTTACCTGATAACCAGCCACGCCGTTGTTGGCCGTTTGAGTGTTAAGGACATTCAAAAAAAGATAACTTCAAATAATGGTGAGGCCAGCTTCCTTACCATCGCGGGCACTAAGCTGACCGCAAAAATTGACGTAAACAGAAATATTGTTTTGATAGATGATAACGGCGGGCAGTGTATCATAAGCAAATTTGATATTCAGCAAAGCAATGGCATGCTGCACATTATTAATGCTGTATTGGTACCCAAAACTAAAAATATATAAACAGACCTGGCGCTGACAAACCCGCTCTCATAATATTTCGTAATTTAGTTTGTAAGGATATCTCAATGAATCCGACTAAATAAAAAACTAAATAAATGAAAAAATCAATTTTAGCGCTGTTGATATTAACGGTAGTTACTACATTGGGCTGCCAGCTGAGCAGCGGGCAACAATTAAAAAAGTTTGACCCAAAACGCAAGATGAGCAAAGCTCCTGCGGAATGGAAAAAGATCCTTACCCCAAATGAATACCATATAATGGTTGAAAGCGGAACAGAAGCGCCGTTTCAAAATGCTTATCATGACAACCATCAGAAAGGCGTTTACGTGAGCGCTGCTACCGGTGAGGTGCTGTTTACCTCAGACGACAAATTTGATAGTGGTACAGGCTGGCCAAGTTTTGTAAAGCCGGTTGACTCTAAAAAAATTGAAATTGTAAAAGATAACAGCTACGGCGAAACCCGTGACGAAGTTATTGAAAAAAGTACCGGACTACACCTCGGTCACGTATTTGATGACGGCCCTGCCGACAGGGGCGGAAAAAGATATTGCATGAACTCAGGTGCGCTAAAATTCATTAAAAAGTAACTGCTTTTCTGCTTGAGCTTATGGAAGGGCGAAGCTGAGGCCTAACCCGCACACCACTCTCATAATTTAATCCAATGGTCAGATCTACCCAATCAGGGTTAACAGGTCTGATCATTTTTTCTTTTTGGGGCCTTGTAAAGGTGCTAACTGTTTTAAAGCGCTCCATTGCTTGCTCCTCCGTATTTATCTCCTCAAAATACACCAAACGGTTAAGCTGTTTTGAATTATCAAAAAACAAAGTAGGCATCTGCCGATAAAAATCAAGAGTTTTCAACAGGTCAGAACATAGGCCTACATGTAAATTATTGCGGTTTCTGTCAGTAATGATATAGATGAAGCGTTTCATATTGATAAATAAAATTTGCTGGTTAAAAAATAATTACTAATTTTATGAGCATAAAAATACTAATAATTTTAGCAATTCCAAATTTTATGTCAAATATTCCTTCAAATATTAAATTTCTCCGTAAAAAGAAAGGCCTTACACAGCAGCAATTTGCTGACGAATTGGGCATAAAGAGGTCACTGGTAGGCGCTTATGAAGAGGAAAGGGCTGATCCGAAATACGATCTGCTAAAAAAAATAGCATTATTCTTTGAGATCTCTATTGATGATTTTATCAACGAAGTCATAGACGAGAAATGGGCGCCTAAACCTAAAGGAAACCCTGCTAACCTGCGTGTTTTGAGTATTTCGGTTGATAAGGACGATAATGAAAATATTGAGTTGGTGCCTTTAAAAGCAAGCGCGGGTTATCTGAATGGCTATGCAGACCCTGAATATGTGGCCAAGTTGCCAAAGTTTTATTTACCAATGTTTAAGCAGGGCACCTATCGCGCCTTTGAAATTAAGGGCGATTCGATGCTGCCCCTGCAGTCAGGCACCATTATAATAGGTGAGTATGTTGAAAACTGGGGCGATGTAAAACAAGCCGAAACTTACGTAGTAATCTCAAAAAACGAAGGCGTAGTTTACAAACGCATCGGCAACAAATTTAAGGATAATAAAAAGTTAAAGCTGGTATCAGACAACCCGGTATATGAGCCTTACGAAATTGGCGGCGAAGATATCCTGGAGCTGTGGAAAGCAAAAGCATATATATCCACCCATATGCCTATCCCTACTCCTGAACCAACACTGGAAAGCCTTACGGGTATGATGGCACAAATGCAACGCTCCATCTCCAATCTGCAAGGGAATAATTAGTTCAGTTATTCAAAAAAAATCCCATTAGCTTGATTAAGCATTCCGCTTAATCAAGCGCTATAATAAGTGAACCGAATGGTACCTAACTATAGCAGTTCATTCGCCAGGTTAGCCAGCTCGCTCCGCTCCCCTTTTTGTAAAGTAATATGCGCATACAGGGGGTGCCCTTTTGCCTTATCAATTAAATAGCTCAATCCATTACTTTCAGCATCCAGATAGGGTGTGTCTATCTGGTAAATATCACCGGTAAAAACAAACTTGCTATTTTCGCCGGCGCGCGAGATGATGGTTTTTACCTCATGCGGTGTAAGGTTTTGCGCCTCGTCAACAATAAAAAATATTTTACTTAAAGTACGACC of Mucilaginibacter xinganensis contains these proteins:
- a CDS encoding DPP IV N-terminal domain-containing protein: MNKQFLSPVTIRKYHVILFCMLGSLLLSLHARAQYFGQNKVRYKNLKFQVYKTPHFEIYYYLKNDSMIKRFAQESELWYTLHQQVFRDTFKKPNPIILYADHPDFQQTTAIDGEIDVGTGGITEGLKNRVVMPVMETNQMTRHVIGHELVHAFQYHALQGGDSTTFENIGNLPLWMIEGMAEYLSLGKKDSYTAMWMRDAYLNHDIPTVRDLTESNKYFPYRYGEAFWSFIGSTYGDTVIVPFFKNTARFGLAYGIRRTFGYDDKTLSSLWKSSIEATYKPYLKDTLQVPVGNRIIDERNSGKMNLAPAVSPDGKYLAFLSEKNLFAVDLFLADAKTGRVMRKLTSKVSNTHIDEFNFIESAGAWSPDSKKFAFSVFNKGINRMVVVDVASGSIVNDVAMGKAEQFSNLSWSPDGKSIVFQGLAEGQGDLYLYNFDTKQVKQLTNDKYTDYQPSFSRDGKKIVFSSDRTTYDKSLSYQLTFSLTELDLATGKVNDINVFSGANNLNPQYSSDGSQIYFLSNHDGFRNMYRYTSATGKVEQMTNLFTGVCGITEYSPALSVSANNDIVYSYYSKQKYSIYNAKATDFKPTNVDMQASDFGAGILPPARSVGVDLINSNLNNYLAYPKLPLDSIKTIPYKPKFKMDYLASSGVGASVSQFGAGLSSGVQGVFSDILGRNQIYAGVAVNGAVYDFGGQFTYINQTGRWNIGGSISHIPFQTANYSVVNSTYKPNSTTTVPSVEERYDLIRIFQDQVSLFTSYPITKKTRIEFGTGLSHYYYRVDRYTTVYDTLGNALDYTKRHVPNTEYNSDPANNGISLTPFTIFNLNTALVGDNSFFGVASPLSGYRYRLQAEYDFGTYRFFAPTIDLREYLRVAPVTFAARFYGYGRFGNTGNLYQLYTGYPFLIRGYEAQTFYNGKGKTPTNGFTIDQLSGNRIAVANFEVRLPFTGPEKLSQFKSKILFTELNAFFDAGLAWNAGDQIKFQQAPDAIGTDAKGQTIYNPNQRVPALSAGISLRINIFGYFVLEPYLAVPFNRTDVTKPVFGLGFTPGW
- a CDS encoding fasciclin domain-containing protein, with amino-acid sequence MKKWLIILLIAISGRSLFAQSTTAVRPVIDSVKAKWGKVKNVNGTAMVSSNNIIENIALSNEYSLLVRAIADAGLTETFKSKGPITFFAPTNKAFENLPAGELDTLLKPSHKFDLSYLITSHAVVGRLSVKDIQKKITSNNGEASFLTIAGTKLTAKIDVNRNIVLIDDNGGQCIISKFDIQQSNGMLHIINAVLVPKTKNI
- the msrB gene encoding peptide-methionine (R)-S-oxide reductase MsrB; this encodes MKKSILALLILTVVTTLGCQLSSGQQLKKFDPKRKMSKAPAEWKKILTPNEYHIMVESGTEAPFQNAYHDNHQKGVYVSAATGEVLFTSDDKFDSGTGWPSFVKPVDSKKIEIVKDNSYGETRDEVIEKSTGLHLGHVFDDGPADRGGKRYCMNSGALKFIKK
- a CDS encoding GIY-YIG nuclease family protein, producing MKRFIYIITDRNRNNLHVGLCSDLLKTLDFYRQMPTLFFDNSKQLNRLVYFEEINTEEQAMERFKTVSTFTRPQKEKMIRPVNPDWVDLTIGLNYESGVRVRPQLRPSISSSRKAVTF
- a CDS encoding XRE family transcriptional regulator, with the translated sequence MSNIPSNIKFLRKKKGLTQQQFADELGIKRSLVGAYEEERADPKYDLLKKIALFFEISIDDFINEVIDEKWAPKPKGNPANLRVLSISVDKDDNENIELVPLKASAGYLNGYADPEYVAKLPKFYLPMFKQGTYRAFEIKGDSMLPLQSGTIIIGEYVENWGDVKQAETYVVISKNEGVVYKRIGNKFKDNKKLKLVSDNPVYEPYEIGGEDILELWKAKAYISTHMPIPTPEPTLESLTGMMAQMQRSISNLQGNN